In Gorilla gorilla gorilla isolate KB3781 chromosome 16, NHGRI_mGorGor1-v2.1_pri, whole genome shotgun sequence, the genomic window TGTGTGGACACTGAACTCCACCAAGTTTGGAATCTTCATGGTGCAGTTAAAAAGCCATCTGAGCTCCTGAAGGCCATGTCTCACCACTGGCAGCTGGGCAGAAGCCCAGCCTCTGTGTCTGTAGCCCAGGCCTCTACCCCAGTAGCAGGTGGAGGGCCAGGATTGGTGGGTGAGCTTTAGGGAGCAGCTGCTCTTTTGGAGTCCTGGATGTTGGAGGGATTACCCACTACTGATACCTGCAGAATGGACTGCAGAAAAGTCTCAAAAATAATGCCTTTATTCCTTCCCTCCCTAAGGAGGCAAAGAGTTGATTTACCTTTGTGAAGAGAAAACCCTTATCTAGGACATCCACAGGGTAGGGTTTGGGTGTGTGTACGGGAGTGTCTGAGGCCCAGTGTGTTTTTTAGGGTTACCCCATGTAAAGCAGTTACCGCTGTGCTTGGAATTCAGCAGCTGTCAAAGGTGCAATTTCAGGGGCAGGGAACCTTTGAGGATCTGGGCCCGACCCTGACTACCCCTGAGATATTAGTTCCCAGGCCTGTTTTCCCACAGGATTGTGGGCTCTCTGCTTCCTTAGTCGGAAGTGTTTTCAACtaatcaaataaatgaatgaaggatgAATAAGAAAGACCGTGAGCCTGAGGCTTGCTTGTGTAGCCTGGCCTAAGGGGCAAGAGAAGGCGTGGCCTGTCCTGGCCTCTGAGAATGGGATGGTTGGTGCTGTAGCTCAGGGGACAGGGCGGGGCGGGAGGAGGCGAGGCCAGACCTGGTCTCTGATAATGGGATGGGTGGTGCTGGACCTCTGGGGCGGGGCCGGGCCTCGTGGCgggaggaggcagggcagggcctcTGGGACGGGGCTGGACGGCTTGTTGCCGGAAACGAGCCCTTGACGCTGTGGCCCGGAAGTGGAGCGGCTGTCGCAGTGCGGCTCCGGCAGTGGCAGCGGAGGCCTGTGTTTGCGGCCTTCGGCAAGCGACTGAGATGGCGAGCGCAACTGCACCTGCAGCCGCAGTCCCCACCCTGGCTTCGCCTTTGGAGCAGCTCCGGCACTTGGCGGAGGAGCTGCGGTTGCTCCTGCCTCGAGTGCGGGGTGAGCTGACGGAGTTAGAACGGGCGACGGCAGGGGCGGGCTCGGGGTCGGGGAGAGGCCGGGCTCGGGGTCGCGGAGAGGGCGGGCTGGGGCAGCGGCGGGGAGCCGGCCTTGGGCGAGGGAGGTGGCTCCGCTTACCTCAGCTTTTCCATTCGCCACCGTTCGGCCCCCACACGCCACACCCACAAGTCGGCGAAGCCCAGGAGACCACCGAGGAGTTTAATCGAGAGATGTTCTGGAGAAGACTCAGTGAGTGCGCCTCCTTCCGGGCTCCCCTTGCCTCAGTTCCTCCAGCGTCCCGACCCCTTTTCCTCCCGCTGTCCCCCAGGGAGGGGACTGCCCTCCCCCGGTGCATCCTTTCTGTGAGGTACCTTACCCACCTCAGCACCTGAGAGGGTGAAATAGAATTCTAACCTCGACACTCGGGAGGTGTTTTTGAGAAGTCTCGGTCGGTAAGGGAAGTCTTCCAAGTCCGTGCAGCACTAACGTATTGGCACCTGCCTCCTCTTCGGCCACCCCCCAGATGAGGCAGCTGTGACTGTGTCAAGGGAAGCCACGACTCTGACCACAGTCTTCTCTCAGCTTCCACTGCCGTCTCCACAGGTGGGCTTCACTTTCGTGGAATCCTTGGGCTGCCGAGTTACACCTTAGGAATCCTCTAATTTTCTTTCCACCTTTTGCACGCACGCCAGgagatttcttttcttcatctgttcAGTGAGGTTACCGTTTTTACTtcacaggattgttgtgaagaCCGAATTGCCAAGTGCAGTTCCTGGCGCGGAGTAGGCAGGTCTTATAAATACTGGTTCTGTCTGAAGTTTACCCTGGTTGTTTCCCTTCTGATAATTTTTTAAGCACTTTTTATTTGCTGGGTGTTTTCACATACTTGATGGCCATCTGACAGATGAGCAAGGAGGCTCAGAAGCTCAGGTTAAGATTTGAAAAAAAGCAGGGGAGCTAGAATTTAAATCAAGGTCTATCTGATGTCTAAGCTACCTATTCTGTTATACTGCATAATAccctttttatattattttttatatttaatcagTAACATATGTAGATAGTACAAAATTCAACAGATATCAAAGTTAAGTGTGTTAAGTTTACCTTTCCACCCACTTTCTCATTTTTGTCTCCCCCAGTTCCTTTTGCATTATTCCACGTATATTCTGTgcatatatacattcatatacatttatttgtatgtGTCAGCTTCTTTTTACACAAATGATACGTAAACACTGTTCTGGACCTTCCAACTTAGAATTACTGCAAACAGTGTCGTGATGAATTACCtaattctgtgtatgtgtgtatatcggTAGAAAAAattcccagaagtagaattgctagaaCGAAgatttatgcattttaaatattcctttattataaaactaatgaaagtAAACATGTTGGCTCTGACCACGTATGCTCTATGCTCAGTTTTTCTAGAGTTGTGTATCCTTAATATGGGAGTAAGATTCTTTTAAAATGGCATATTCATTGCCTTATTTGATTTTCATAgtcaatagttttaatttttcagtctatATATATAGGTGTTTGGAAAGGATATAAATATCTTCTGCTGCATGTACCTACAGTGATAAACTCTCTCCTCCTACATacctttgagattttttttttttttttttgagacagagtctctctctgtcacttaggctggagtgcagtggcacagtctgggctcactgcatcctctgcctaccgggttcaagtagttctcctgcctcagcctcttgagtagctgggattacaggcacctgccaccatgcctcgctaatttttgtatttttagttgatacggggtttcaccatgttgggcaggctagtctcgaactcctgacctcaagtgatccgcctgccttggcctcccaaagtgttgggattacaggcgtgagccaccgtgcctggcctaccttTGAGATTTGTGATGAGGAAACAAGAGATGAATTGTATGAGAGCACTTTAAAAGATTCATGGAAAATACTTACTTCAAAAAGAGTAGTTAATATtaccttatttttcttatctgcTAACCCCTTTCTTTCAAATGCACTTAGGACTTGCTGCTAAAACTCACTGCAAGTAAGATACCACAAGGAGGCAGCATAGAACTGATTTTCTATACATGCTCAGGACAGTAGTTTCACTCATAGATGAAAAGTTAGAATTtggatttatttgaaatatatacaaatattcaagtatatacatatattcaaataaatacatatatgtatatatgtgtgtatatacacacatacatacacatgaatCATCATTGCCTTCTTGAGATCTCACCACTTTAGTCCTTCTAAAAGATGGgtggttgttggttttttgttgttgttttttaaattccaatCTGTATGGAATGATACTTTAATAAAAGTATGTGCTCGGATGTTGAATAAATGTCAAATTGCCATAAAAGTTTCTAAACACTCTCAGTCACTGTGCTTATCTCATCCCTGACTGGTCACAAACAGTTTGTAGACTGGCTCCAACCTGGACCACATTTGTATAGTATTGACTTAGAATTTAACAGAAAATTGAGGACAAGGAAGATGAGAAAGGCAGTGACCACCTAGAAGGAAAATAGTTAACATGGAGCATTGTCGAGTCCATGCTAGTTACCTTTAGTTACATATTGTGATTctgttaaaaaaagagagagacctgGTTAATGGTTTAATAACCATGGTCTGTCAGttggtctgtctgtctctctccctccctctcttttctgtaaagggccagttagtaaatattttagattttgtaaCCAACTACCCAACTCTGCCCTTATAGAGCAAACACAACTACAGACATTTAAACCAGTGAGTATGGCTGTGTCCCAATACACTTCATTtccaaaaacaggcagtggggcCTGACTTGGCCTGAGGACCACAGTTTGCCAGCTCCCGGTCTAAGATATCATGAATATCTTGGGATACAGAGTATCAGGAATAAGTTTTTTCCTGCTGTTTCTTAATGGTTTATTGAGTTGTCAGCCCAATGTCTACTATATAGCTAACTCCTCTCTGGTATGTGATGAGTATAGTAGGCCTGCCTTCATACCAGGACTTCAGAAAATGTTTGATGATGTTGTAGAAATATCTgccctaggccgggcgcagtggcttacacctgtaatctcagcactttgggaggccaagggaggtgggtcacctgaggtcaggagttcgagaccagtgtggccagcgtggcaaaaccccatctctactaaaaatacaaaaaattagctgggtgtggtggtgggtgcctgtaatcctagctacttgggaggctgaggcaggagaactgcttgaacctgggaggtgcaggttgcagtgagccaagattgtgccattgcactccagcctgggtgacagagcgagactgtctcaaaaaaaaaaaaaaaaaaaagaaggaaagaaagaaaaagaaagaaaagaaaaagaaaagaaatatctgctGTATTCCACAGTAGAAGCGTTGACCACTTTGATCTaatctgtttcctttttcatagGAAACCCAGAAGTTCTGTGAACAAGTCCATGCTGCCATCAAGGCATTTATTGCAGTGTACTATTTGCTTCCAAAGGATCAGGGTAAGCCACATAAGTGTTGCATTTATCGTGTAGATCTTTGCTAATATTGTGGATTATGTCTTGTGACTTTTACCTTTACCCAACTTGAACATGTAACTTTCTCCCATAAAATACAGTCAAGGATAATTTTGTAATGTAAGTGACTTATATAAACAAGCCATTATTCTAAGATACAGATGCTTTGTTCCTATGACTTCCCATCTCCCCTGCCTTGCCTGACTCGTAAGGCTTTTAATTCTCACAGCCTTCTCCCTCTTCAACCCGTTTTAACACCACAGATACTGGCTGGCTCTCAGCCCCATATGCAGGCTCAGGCCATCCTTACTGTCCTCCACCCATATTATATCTCACCCTATTTCTGAACATCTTCATAGGTTAAATGGCCTCCAGCCCTGCCTGTAGAATCATGCATTGATTATAATCATGCCAAAATTATAACTGAATACATGTCATGGATCTTCAGGGTTACTCAAGTGGCTTAAACTTCAAGTGTTTCATCTACAGTTGTTAAGAGATCATGGTCcttaatgaatgaatacatggtGTCACGGAAAGATTTTGTTTCAGATCTCTTTTGAAGAAAACACTAAGGAATGGCAGGAGGGGCAAGAAAATGCCATGGGGATATAAGTAAGACCTTAGTTTTGTGTTAGCATGTAGGTTAAAGCATGTGGGTATACATTACCTTATAGTTCTGTAATGCTTAGACTCAGGAAAGCAGATGGTGCTTCTGAAAAGAACACCAGGCTGCTTATTCTTTGGGTTTGGCCACAGGGATCACCCTGAGAAAGCTGGTACGGGGCGCCACCCTGGACATCGTGGATGGCATGGCTCAGCTCATGGAAGTACTTTCCGTCACTCCAACTCAGAGGTAGTGATGCCACAGTTTAGGTTACCAGTTATTGGGGTTCCTTGCCTCCGAGGGGAAAAGCTCATTTTAACAGCAAAGTTACTGACAGCTGAGAGTAATGACCAGCAGGAAGGAGCTTTTTAGGAGACAGGAACCTAGGTTATTaatatatccttactgatttctTTCTCCAGCCCTGAGAACAATGACCTTATTTCCTACAACAGTGTCTGGGTTGCGTGCCAGCAGATGCCTCAGATACCAAGAGGTGAGTGAAAGTGGGCAGTGGGCCATGTCTGCTGGCCAAAGCAAAGAGACCTCATGTCTAGCTTCCAGCTTTGTAACATGTATTTGAATTTATATAAACAGTctagtgaaatatatatattttattactgaaATTAATAGGTAGGTATTAATACTTTTTGTCATTCTCTAGTTATCATACTTCTAAATTCCACTCCCCCTTGCTGTGGCTGTCTCTTGTTGAACAAGTATGGTTTGTTTTCCTAGTCCTACCCCAAGAGTAGTAGTATGGAGCACACTGAAGCAGTTATGAGGTAGAGACAGCTAGGCCAAAACAGTGGTTGTCCAAGAGGACCATGATGATAAACATCATGTgaccattttatttcttcttgtgaaTAAAATACAAGCTTTTTAAACCCCTATCTAGATACCAGGGGATGTAGTGAGAATTTTTTATTAAACCCGCACCCTTGTCAACCGTCCTTGGCACTCCCATCAATAGGAACAATGTGATTGTTCCTTGCAGTCGTAAGAAAATTGTTGGATTTCTCCTCTAATTCTAGTGCTTCTGATTTTTCACTCATAGATAACAAAGCTGCAGCTCTTTTGATGCTGACCAAGAATGTGGATTTTGTGAAGGATGCACATGAAGAAATGGAGCAGGTGAGGGGACCTCCATCATTGGAAGGCAACTCCTTGACTAGTAGATGAGAATTAATTATAAAGAGAGATTTCCTGAGCATTGACCAGATAGGTCCCATTCTCACTACTGTCCTCTGTCTTCCATCTCTCACTGCTTGTTAGTGTTTGATTTAGTACCACACCTCTGTGTTCCCTTACTGGACAAGGAGAGCGAGAACAGGGTTTATGAAGTGATTCAACTCTGTAGCCCTTAGTGAAGTGGCTGGCTAAGATTTTTGGACAACTAAGACATGGTggtaaaagtataataataggcccctccttttttttttttttttttttgcattcacaTACATCATGGTATGTCTTAGGCTGTGGAAGAATGTGACCCTTACTCTGGCCTCTTGAATGATACTGAGGAGAACAACTCTGACAACCACAATGATGAGGATGATGTGTTGGGGTTTCCCAGCAATCAGGACTTGTATTGGTCAGAGGACGATCAAGAGCTCATAATCCCATGCCTTGCGCTGGTGAGAGCATCCAAAGCCTGCCTGAAGAAAATTCGGATCTTAGTGGCAGAAAATGGGAAGAAGGATCAGGTGGCACAGCTGGACGACATTGTGGATATTTCTGATGAAATCAGCCCTAGGTAAGCGGGATCCCCACTTGAAACATCTGAGCAGCAGTGTTCTGATCTCAATTTGTGTTGTCACCTCAAGGTTTTCccagtttttttatattttgaaatttttcaaacctataggaaagtttaaaaagtacCTTCAGTGAACACCCCTACATCCTTCTATTAGATTTGCCTATTGTTCACATTTTTTCCTATATTGGTTTATTTCTCAAGAGATAGCTGTTTCATATTTATTCCAGAACGTTTTGAGAGTAAATTGCAGACAGCAGTGACATTTcacccctaaatacttcagtgtgtatCTCCTGAAGTACTCTTATTCCTACTCTTATTATCACATCCAAGAAATTTGACATTGAATATAATAGTATTATCTAATATTCAGATTTCCCCAGTTGTCTCTATctaaaatgtcatataaattcAGGGTTCTGTCAAGGTCCCACATTGCATTTAATTGTCATCTCTTTAGTCTCTTGAAATCTAGAACAGTTCCTATCCTTTGTAGTCTTttttaatcaacattttaaaaagaaacaaggacAGTTGTCTTGTAAAATATCCAACAACCTGGATTCACGTGACTGTTAGTTCTCATTTTTGCAAGAATATCATATAATTAAGTGTTTTGTACATCTCATTTTATCATATTAGGGAGGCACATGATGTTGGTTTGCCTCATTATTGGTGGTACTAAATTTGATTACTTAAAGTGGTGCTCACTTTAGTAAAGGTATATTTTACTCTAATTTTAGCTTCCACTGATGAAGCCTGCCTGCCTATATTAGTTATTAAACTGATGGTTTCACATCCTCACATTTTTTTACTGAATTGATCATGCACCCTACTATGAACCAAGGGAATTTCCCCCCCAGCTTCCTAGTGAAATGGGGTATGGGTGTTTCAATAAAGACTGGTTGAACTCATTCTGTACTGGTTGCCCAGTTGCCCAATTCTAAAAACTGACAGGCATTTCTGGGACAGTTTCTCACTGTTGACATCCATAGTTGTGTACTAGAAACAACCTGGCTgcgtttctttttttgttaatgattacttttgttttctgCTCTTAGTGTGGATGATTTGGCTCTGAGCATATATCCACCTATGTGTCACCTGACCGTGCGAATCAATGTAAGTACTGGCTTTGAGGGAATAGCTACAGAACAAATGGGCAGAATTTCACTAATCACTAGTATTTCCTCTAAGCTATAGGCTACATATTTATTAGTCACATTTGGATGGAAGTACAACAGTAATGTCACAGTTCTTGCATGCGTTTGGGGTTGataaatattcactgaaattgAATTACAATAGCCATGAGCTTCGGTAGTTCTCTCTTCGATAATCACCTGGGTAATCATTTAGAAAAGCCCAAAGGCCTTAGAAAATGATGctttaaggctgggcgcggtagctcacacctgtaatcccagcactccaggaggctgagacgggtggatcagctgaggtcaggagttgagaccagcctggccaacatggcgaaaccttgtctctactaagaatgcaaaaattagccgggcatcatgcgcctataatcccagctacttggaaggcttaagcaggataatcgcttgaagccgggaagtggaggttgcagtgagccaacattgcgccactgcactccagcctgagcgacagagcaagactctgtctcaaaaaaaaaaaaaaaaaaaaaaaaaaaaaaaaccttctttgaaaagaaagtctTAATTACACAGTAATTTAGGAACTTCTCAACTTGAAGTCACAAGTTTCTAATTTCTAGACTAGGCAGCAATTAGATTGAACTTCAGCTGTTCATGAAGTAGCTGGCTGAGGTCACACGTTTCTGATTTCTAGACAAGGCAGAAATAAGTGTTCCAGAAACATACTCTGTTCTAATACAAACACATTGTGTGATTTAACTATGGAGAGTCAACTTTCTtataaaaatctgattttattgTATTCTTTGAAGTTCTGTGCCCTTTACTAGAGAGAGTTCTGTTCTCTCTAATGTTATTGGAAAGAGCAGTAAAACTGCCAAATGGCTTATATTTTACAGTTGAATGTATCAATTCTAGTAATATTTGATAAATTGGATAATGGAAATTAGATTCATCAGATGTGTCTTCATGATGTATAAACACCTTGAAGTAGAATAGGATCCTTTTGGGCATTAACATTTTTTTggcattaacttttaaaaaattgacttcctaagaaataaacatttttagcaATATGCCTAGTCAGCTATCCCAAACATAGTATCTGCTCtagcaattttaaaatgtgtactaCATATGCATCTTATatgtattgatattttatattaaacatcTCCATCTTATCCTTATATTGGtgttcttaaaattcttaatgcgctttttttttttttttttttaaaaaggaaccaTAGTCATTTCTGCTTTATATTTTGAGCTATCAGCATTTGGGACCAATTCAggttacattttcctttttctatccttttttaaattgaaaatattttagatctaaaaaatcttattaaaatgttATAGCAATAGTATTAACAAGATCTTGCTAAATAGAAAAGAACCCGTAATCCTGCCACCCTAACCTAATCAGCATTTTTAGTTTTGCATACTTCCTTCAGGtcctttttctaaataatttttttattacttgggtctttaaaaatatttgaactcACCTTTTTATGGTAGGGCTCAGGGTGAATAActtctgtgtttcttttctaGTCTGCGAAACTTGTATCTGTTTTAAAGAAGGCACTTGAAATTACAAAGTAAGTATGAAGACTTCTCAGATAGCTTTTTGAGAGTAAAACGGAAATGCTGTCCAGACGTTCTCAACTCCCTAGCCCCCATTTCAAGGAGTGGGAAAGGGTGGGTGTGGGATTTTCTTTCAGCTTCAGTTGTGGGGCAGCTGAGATTCTGCAAAGAagcttccctttaaaaaaattttagttttccCTGTGCTCCCTCCTGAGGATAGGTTTTC contains:
- the CCNDBP1 gene encoding cyclin-D1-binding protein 1 isoform X3, translated to MAQLMEVLSVTPTQSPENNDLISYNSVWVACQQMPQIPRDNKAAALLMLTKNVDFVKDAHEEMEQAVEECDPYSGLLNDTEENNSDNHNDEDDVLGFPSNQDLYWSEDDQELIIPCLALVRASKACLKKIRILVAENGKKDQVAQLDDIVDISDEISPSVDDLALSIYPPMCHLTVRINSAKLVSVLKKALEITKASHVTPQPEDSWIPLLINAIDHCMNRIKELTQSELEL
- the CCNDBP1 gene encoding cyclin-D1-binding protein 1 isoform X2, producing MASATAPAAAVPTLASPLEQLRHLAEELRLLLPRVRVGEAQETTEEFNREMFWRRLNEAAVTVSREATTLTTVFSQLPLPSPQETQKFCEQVHAAIKAFIAVYYLLPKDQGITLRKLVRGATLDIVDGMAQLMEVLSVTPTQSPENNDLISYNSVWVACQQMPQIPRDNKAAALLMLTKNVDFVKDAHEEMEQAVEECDPYSGLLNDTEENNSDNHNDEDDVLGFPSNQDLYWSEDDQELIIPCLALVRASKACLKKIRILVAENGKKDQVAQLDDIVDISDEISPSVDDLALSIYPPMCHLTVRINEP
- the CCNDBP1 gene encoding cyclin-D1-binding protein 1 isoform X1 — translated: MASATAPAAAVPTLASPLEQLRHLAEELRLLLPRVRVGEAQETTEEFNREMFWRRLNEAAVTVSREATTLTTVFSQLPLPSPQETQKFCEQVHAAIKAFIAVYYLLPKDQGITLRKLVRGATLDIVDGMAQLMEVLSVTPTQSPENNDLISYNSVWVACQQMPQIPRDNKAAALLMLTKNVDFVKDAHEEMEQAVEECDPYSGLLNDTEENNSDNHNDEDDVLGFPSNQDLYWSEDDQELIIPCLALVRASKACLKKIRILVAENGKKDQVAQLDDIVDISDEISPSVDDLALSIYPPMCHLTVRINSAKLVSVLKKALEITKASHVTPQPEDSWIPLLINAIDHCMNRIKELTQSELEL